The following DNA comes from Thiohalophilus sp..
ACTGGGGGCTGCAGCCCTCGTTTGATCGGGTGATGTGGAAAGTGATCCAGAACGATGCTGCGCGCCTGACTACGTTTCGTAACGGTGATATCGATGCCTACAATGCCCGGCCGCGTGAATACCAGACTTTGCTCGATGATAAGTCGCTGATGTCCCGCAGTCAGCGCTTTGAATACATGAGTCCCACCGCCGGCTACAGCTACATCGGCTGGAACCAGCAACGCAACGGCAAAGCGACCCGTTTTGCCGATGAGCGCGTGCGCCAGGCCATGACTTACCTGACCGATCGGCAGCGCATTATCGACGAGATCATGCTCGGTTACGCCGAAGTGGCGATCAGTCCGTTCAATCCGCGCAGCGATCAGCACGATCCGGCACTGGAAGCGCGCCAGTTTAATCTGGACAAGGCCCGCCGGTTGCTGGGCGAGGCCGGTTATCGCGATCGCGACGCTGACGGTATGCTGGAAGGAGCAAACGGTAAGCCGTTCGAATTTGAACTGGTGTTTTTCCAGGACAGCGAGGATACCCGGCGGATTGTGCTGTTTCTCAAGGACCTCTATGCCCGGGCCGGTATCTCCCTGATCCCCAAACCCACCGAATGGTCGGTGATGCTGGATCTGATCAACAAGCGCGATTTCGATGCGATTACCCTGGGCTGGACCAGCGGGGTGGAAACCGATATCTACCAGATCTTCCACAGCAAGCAGATCGAATCCGGTGGCGATAATTTCGTCGGTTATAAAAATGAACAGCTTGATCGGCTTATCGAGCAGGCACGCGGCACGGTAGAGGAGTCAAAGCGGATGCCATTGTGGCGGGAAGCCGAGCGCATTTTACATGACGATCAACCCTATACCTTCTTGATGCGGCGCGAGTCGCTGGTGTTTATCGATCAGCGCATCAGGAATTTGCAAAACACCAATCTGGGGCTGAACCTGGGGATTCTGCCGGTGGAAATTTATGTGCCCATGGATATGCAGAAATATAAACGCTAGTTGATCCGGCAACGCTCGCCCGATGCATACCTACATACTTCGCCGCCTGCTGTTGATGATCCCGACCCTGCTCGGGATCACCCTCGTGGTGTTCGCCGTCATGGCCGCGGCACCGGGGGGCATCAGTGCCCAGAGCCTGGTGGAAGGGCAGAACCTGGAGCCGGAAGTCAAAAAGGCGATGGAGGAGTACTATAATCGCCTCTATGGACTGGATCAGCCGGCACCGGTGCAATATCTGCGCTGGCTGAACAATATCTCGCCGATCGGTTTTACCTTCGATCAGGACAACCGGGTGGACGGTTTTTCACTGACCAAGGGGGTCGAGCTGGGCACCAGCTTTCGCTATGGGCGCCCGGTCGCGGATCTGATCGAGGAGCGGTTGCCGATTACCTTGCTGCTGAACATTCTTTCCATTCCGCTAATCTACGTGGTGGCGATCGCCATCGGGGTGCATGCCGCCACCCAGCGCGGCAAGGCCTTTGATGTCGGCTCGGGCGTGACTCTGCTGGGTCTGTGGTCGGTGCCGACCATGCTGGCGGGGGTGTTGCTGATCGGCTTTTTTGCCAGCGATCAGTACTGGCACTGGTTTCCCACCGGCGGACTGAATCGGCGCGAGGCACTGGACATGCCGTTCATGCCTCACTGGCGTTCCTTCGGTGATCTCCTGCTGCTGTTTGTGGCCATGGCGTTATCCATGGCGCTGTTCATTATGCTGAGCCTGCGTGGCGCAAGCCGCTGGCGCACCGGGTTGATGGCGGCACTGGGCGCGCTGCTGGGGGCGGTGATGGCCGGCGCCTTGCCCGGCGAGACAGCGTGGCTGACCGTGATGCTGATCAGCGCGGTGCTGGCGGCCTGTCTCGGGTTGATCGGCTATACCGACTACGCTGCCCTGCGTACCACCCTGCTGGGGATTCTCGGTGCGGGGATCGGGGCGGGCATTGCCGTCTATTTCATGCAGGGCGAGTTTATCCGCGGTTTCCTGCTGGATCGACTCTGGCATCTGATCCTGCCGGTGTTGTGTCTGTCCTACGGCGGCTTTGCCTTTCTGGCAAAACTGACACGCAGCGCGGTGCTGGAGAATCTGTTGTCCGATTATGCGCGCACCGCCCGGGCCAAAGGGGTGCCCGAGAAACAGGTACTGTGGCGACACGTTTTTCGCAACAGTCTGCTGCCCCTGATCACGGTGGCGGCCGCCTTGCTGCCCAGCCTGCTGGGCGGGTCCATTATTGTCGAAGCCCTGTTCAGTATCGACGGGATGGGCAAGCTGGCCGTCGAAGCGGTCCAGACGCGGGATCGTGAACTGGTGCTGTCCATTACCCTGATCGGGGCGCTGTTATCCCTGCTGGGCTATTTGCTGGCCGATCTCTGTTATGCGATTGCCGATCCGCGGGTCAGTTATGAGTGAGCCAAGACAACAACGCAGTTATGCGGTCCAGGTTATGCGCGAGGTGTTTACCAAATGGGCCGCGCGTATCGGCCTGGCCTGGATCGGCTTGCTGGTGTTCGTGGCCGTGTTTGCGCCCCTGCTGGCCAACAGCCATCCCCTGCTGTTGAGGGAGCAGGGAACGCTGGCCAGTCCCCTGTTGCGCTATCTTGGCGCGGCCGATGTGACTTTGTTGATTATTTTTTTCAGCGCCGTGGCCCTCGGGTTTATTACCAGAATCCGTTTGCGGATCCGGTTTGGCATATTATTGCTGATCGCGCTGGTTGCCACGGTGCTGTGCAACGCGCTGGTTTCCCCGCCGAAACTGAGTGTCTACGAGGAATACCGGGACAAGCAGCGGGCCGGCGCCTATGACTGGGTGATCAGCGCGCCGATTCCCTATTCACCCAAGGATTATCTGCGCGACGCCGGGGATACCGGCCTGGAAGCGCCGCTGAGCGCGAGCGAACGCCAACACTGGTTCGGCACCGATGAAAACGGTGCCGATGTGTTGAGCCGCATGATCCATGCCTCGCGTATCGCGCTGGGGATCGGTTTTGTCGCCACCGGAATTGCCATGATCATCGGCACCCTGATCGGCGGGCTGATGGGGTATTTCTCCGGCATTTACGACATGCTGGGCATGCGGCTGGTGGAAATCTTCGAGGCGATCCCGGTTCTGTTTTTACTCTTGACCTTCGTCGCTTTTTTCGGCCGCAACCTCTACGTGATGATGATCATCATCGGCATCACAAGCTGGACCGGTTTTGCCCGCTATGTGCGGGCGGAGTTTCTCAAGCTGCGGCAACAGGAATTCGTCCAGTCGGCAATTGCCTGCGGACTGCCGCTGTATTCGATTCTGTTTCGGCATATTCTGCCCAACGGCATGGCGCCGGTGCTGGTGGCAGCCTCCTTCGGGGTGGCCTCCGCGATCCTGGCCGAGGCCACGTTGAGTTTTCTCGGCCTGGGGCTGGTGGATGATCCCTCCTGGGGACAGATGCTGAACCAGGCGGTACAGGCGGCCACCTTCAACTGGTGGATGGCGGCCTTCCCCGGCGGGGCCATTTTCCTGACGGTGTTTGCCTACAACCTGATCGGGGAATCCATGCGCGATGCCATCGATCCCCATCTGAAAAAGTCCGCCCGGTGAGGTCGACGTGAGCCGATTACTCAAAGTGGACGGATTGCATACCTGGTTGCGTAGCGGCGACGAGATGATCCGCGCGGTGGATGATGTCAGTTTCGAGATCAACAAGGGGGAAACCTTTTGCCTGGTCGGCGAATCGGGCAGCGGCAAGTCGGTGACCGCGCTGTCGATTATCCAGTTGTTACCGCCGGATATCAGCGAGCATCCGGGGGGCCGGGTGCTGTTCGAGTATCGGCATAACAACGGCCAGACCGAGCAGGTGGATATGCTCCGGCTTGATCCGGCCAGGACACTGAATATCCGCGGCTCGCGCATCGCGATGATTTTCCAGGAGCCGATGACCTCGCTGAACCCGGTGTTCTCGGTCGGCGATCAGATCATCGAAGCCTTACTGCTGCACAACCCGGACATGGATGAGACCGAGGCGCGCAACCGGGCGATCACCGCGCTGGAGCAGGTCAAGATTCCCCACGCCGCCGAGCGCATCGATGATTATCCGCATCGTCTTTCCGGCGGCCAGCGCCAGCGGGTGATGATCGCCATGGCCATGGCCTGTGAACCCGATTTGCTGATCGCCGATGAGCCGACCACGGCCCTGGATGTCACCGTGCAGGCCGAGATACTGCGCCTGATGAAGGATCTGCAACAGCGGCGCGGCACGGCCATTTTGTTTATCACCCATGACTTCGGGGTGGTCTCGCAAATGGCCGATCGGCTGGCGGTCATGCAAACCGGCAAGATTGTCGAATCGGGTCCCCTGCAGCAGATGATCAACCAGCCCCGGCATCCCTATACCCGCAAGCTGCTGGCGGCGCTGCCGGAGAATTTGCCGCGCGAGGTGATTACCCACGACAGCGAACACAGCAAGTCGAGCGACATCCTGCTCGATCTGCAGCAGGTGGAAGTCCATTTTCCCGTCAAGAAGGGACTGTTGCGGCGGACCGTCGATTACGTCAGGGCGGTCGACGGGATCGATCTGCGCATACCCAAAGGCCAGATTCTGGCGCTGGTGGGGGAGTCCGGTTGCGGCAAAAGCACCCTGGGACGGGCCATTCTGCGCCTGACCGATCCCACCGCCGGTCGGATCCATTTCGACGGCCGCGAGATTACCTCGCTCCCGCGCAGGGCGCTGCAACCGTTGCGACGGGAAATGCAGATCATTTTTCAGGACCCCATGTCGTCGCTCAATCCGCGTCTGAGCATCGCGGCGACGTTGACCGAGCCGATGAAGGTGCACGGCATCGGTGAGTCAAAGGAGGAGCGTCTGGAGCTGGCCAAACAGATCCTGGAACGGGTGCATCTCAAGGGCGATTATGTGTGGCGCTTTCCGCATGAATTCTCCGGCGGCCAGCGTCAGCGTATCGGCATCGCCCGCGCCCTGGCGCTCAATCCGCGTTTCATCGTTTGTGATGAAGTGACCAGCGCGCTGGATGTATCGGTGCAGGCCGAGATCCTGCAAATGTTGCTGGAATTGCGCCGGGAACGGGATCTGACCTTACTGTTTATCACCCATAATATCGGCGTGGTGGAGTATGTCAGCGACGAGATGCTGGTGATGAACGAGGGGCGAATCGTGGAACGCGGTCCCACCGATCGCATCAGCCGCGAGCCGCAACACGAATACACCCGAAAATTGCTCTCGGCGGTACCGCGGGTTCAGTTCAGCCGCTGATGGTCAGTGTCGGATGAGCGCTTCGGTGGTTAAGTCTATGCCGGGACGGAGTGGGCCAATGTTCTCTTCTTTGCGCCTGACAAAAATAACGCAGAGGTCGCGGAGGCGCGGAGGCGCAGAGAATAATAATCGGGTGATTTGCCGGTTCGAACGTCGCAGGCCGGATCATGTGTTAGCAGATCCGGCATAGCGTTGGATAGTCTAAATAACCGCTCCAAATTTATGCGCGCTTTATACTCTGGTTAATCTTACAGGTCACGCTGGCGTTAGCCTGCGTGATACACCTGCTGATACGCAGAATGTCAGGTAGCGCTGCGCGCAACCTGATCTACGCTTCTGCATACCTTTTAGGAACAGTAATTTAGTCATGCAGCCTTTGTCGGATCAGGATTCAGGATCGCCGAAGTTTCTTTATCAATCTATTTCTCCGCGCCTCTGCGAACTCCGCGTTAAAAACATCCACTCTGGAGAAAAGGATTAGCTGGATGTCTGCATGACATCGACATACAGGGTCAGCCGTTGCCCCGGTTGCAGGTATTTGCCGACCGGCAGGTTGTTCCATTTGCGCAACTGGCCGATGCTGACGCGGAATTTTTGCGAGATACGCGCCAGAGAGTCGCCCCGGCGTACGCGGTAGCCGATTCGCTTGGTCAGGCTGCGTTGGGCTGGCAAAGCGATCTGATCCGGATTCAGCGCGGCCTGATCGCTGCGGCGTGACCAGATGATCAGGCTTTGTCCCGGTTTGAGCGGGTCGCCGGGGGCCATGGCGTTCCAGGCGGCCAGGGCCCGAACGCTGACGCTGTGGCGTTGCGCCAGCTCCCAGAACGTATCGCCGGGGCGCACCACATGGGTGATCTTGTTGCCCTGGCGCGGTCGGTTTTGCAACCGCTGGGTGCGCTGGGTCTGACTGAGTCGATAATTTTCCGGTTGCTGGCTGGCTACCGGGATCATCAGGCTCTGCCCCTCGCGCAGCAGGGTGCCGCGCAGCTGGTTGATGCGTTTGATGGTATTGATGCTGGTGTTATAACGCGCGGCAATCCCACTCAGAGTGTCGCCCTGGCGTATGCGGTAGCGTTGCCAGGTGACCATCTGGTGACGGTCCAGCCCGGCCAGTCGCTTTTCAAAGGTTGCGACCGAGTCTTTGGGCAAGAGCAGGTAATGCGGTCCGTCGGGCGCCGTGGCCCAGCGGTTGTAACCGGGATTGAGTCGATAGAGTTCATCCAGATCGAGATCGGCCAGCTCAGCGGCCCTGGCTAGATCGATCTGCCCCTGAATGTCGACCCGGGCAAAATAGGCTTCATCGGGAATCGGATCGATCGTGAGACCGTATTCCTGTGGTGCCTCGATCAGTTTTTTCAATGCCAGCAGTTTGGGCACATAGGCTTCAGTCTCACGCGGCAGATTCAGTGAGAAAAAATCGGTCGGGCGATTGCGGACCTGGTTGCGGCGAATGGCGCGATTCACATTACCGAGGCCGGAGTTATAGGAGGCCAGGGCGTGCATCCAGTCACCGTCGTAATAATCATGCATGCGCTTGAGAAATTTGGCGGCTGCTTCGGTGGAGGCATAAATATCGCGGCGACCGTCGTACCACCAGTTCTGTTTCAGTCCATAGAGCCGTCCGGTCGAAGGAATAAATTGCCAGATACCCGACGCCCGCCCATGGGAGTAGGCAAACGGTTGAAAGGCACTTTCGACGATCGGCAGCAGGGCGATCTCCAGCGGCAGATTGTACTGCTCGAGGGTTTCGACAATATAGTACAGATAGGGCCGGGCCCGTTGTGCAACCCGCTGCATGTATTCGGGATTACGGGCATACCAGCTGAGTTGTTGCTCGACGCGTGCGTGGTCGATGTCCGGCAGGTCAAATCCGGCCCGAATCCGTCGCCAGATGTCCGGGGGCGGCGCCGGCTCGTTCGACAGTTGGGAGACGATCGTCTCGTCGCGCATCAAAAGCGGAAACGGCGCATCCCCCACCACCGTCGCGACCTGTTCCGGTGTCTTCTCGACGGGTTCGACGGGGTTTTCAGAGGGGGAAGATGAGGGCAGAGCGCAGCCACTCAGGGTCGCCGTCAGCAGAACAACGATCAGTATGCGCGTCATATTGTTGTTATCAATTCAAGGGGTTGGCGACTGACTATAGTGAATTCAGATAGTAAAAACTGTGAACCAGGTGGTCAAGCTTTATCGCCGGCCGGGGAAAGATTCCCCCATCAGCCCGGAGCGGGCATACTGTGACAGGTTTGAAGCGGTCATTGATCGAAAGAGCATGAAGCTACGTCGTCAAAAAAGCGGGCTGCGCCGATTCCACCGTTGTTCGGGCGGGGAACGGATGGGGCCACGGCTCGAGCAATGGTATACCACCCGTCTGGGGTGCTTGCTGGCCGAGCAGGAGCAACAGCAGCTGGATACGGAGCTGGTGAATCTGTTCGGCTATCATCTGCTGCATATGGGCAGCCCCGCGGAGGCGGCGATGTTGCGCACCAGCCGGGTCAATCACCGTATGCGCACCCGGCTCGATCCCGACAGCCGCGCGGCGGGCCGGGACGAGCGGGTATTGTGTCTTGAGCCGACGGCCCTGCCGTTCAGCCCCGATACCCTGGATGTGGTGGTGTTATCCCATGTGCTGGAGTTTTCGAACGATCCGCACACCGTCTTGCGGGAAGTGGAGCGTAGCCTGATTCCCGAAGGACATGTGGTCATTCTGGGCTTCAATCCCGTCAGCCTGTGGGGACTGATCCGGCTGTTTCGCGGCGGCAAAGGCCAGCTGCCCTGGTGTGGCCATTTTATGACCCTGACCCGGCTCAAGGACTGGTTGGCCCTGCTGGGTTTCGATGTGGTGCAACAGCGTCGCTATTGCTACCGGCCCCCCTGGCAGCGGCCCCGGTTGATGCAAAAGCTGATGTTTATGGAGCGGCTCGGGCAACGCCTGTGGCCCTTTTTCGGCGGCGGCTTTCTGCTGGTGGCGCGCAAGCGGGTCACAACCCTGACCCCGATCCGCCCGCGCTGGCGGGCGCGGCGGCGCATCGCCGTCAGCGGTCTGGCCAAGCCGCTGAATAATGAAAGACAACACAAAGGAGCCCGTTTTGAGTCAGATCGTTGAAGCCTTTACCGACGGTGCCTGCCGCGGCAATCCCGGTCCCGGTGGCTGGGGGGTGCTGCTGCGCTATAACGGCCATGAAAAACGGCTGCACGGCGGTGAGCCGCAGACCACTAACAACCGGATGGAACTGATGGCCGCCATCCAGGCGCTGGAGAGCCTCTCCCGGGCCTGCGAAGTGCACCTGACCACCGACTCGACCTATGTGCAAAAAGGCATCAGCGAATGGCTGGCCAACTGGAAGGCACGCGGCTGGAAAACCGCGTCCAAAAAACCGGTCAAAAACGTGGACCTCTGGCAACGCCTGGACGCCGCGGTGCAAAAGCATCCGAAGGTACACTGGCACTGGGTCAAGGGCCACAGCGGCCATGACGAGAACGAGATCGCCGATCAACTCGCCAATCTCGGGATCGATGAGTTGCCCAGCAACTCATCGATGGGACGAGGGACGAGGGACGAGGGACGAGGCTGATGTTTATGCCGGTTCAAGGCGTGAAACTCCGTCAGAATTGCGATAATCTTCGCTACATGCACATGACTAACGTTTTTACTCGTCCCTCGTCCCTCGTCCCTGGTACCTGGTCATGAGGCAGATCGTCCTCGACACCGAAACCACCGGCCTGGAGCCGGCCCAGGGCCACCGGATCATCGAGATCGGGTGTGTCGAGCTGGTCAACCGGCGTTTGACCAATAACCGGTATCACCAGTACATCAACCCCGAGCGGGAGATCGACGAGGGGGCGGTTGAGGTACACGGTATCACCAGCGAGTTTCTGGCTGACAAACCCCGCTTTGTCGAAGTGGCCGAGGATTTTGTCAATTTCATCCGCGGTGCCGAGCTGATTATCCACAATGCGCCGTTCGATGTCGGGTTTATCAACCACGAACTCAGGCGCCTGGAGGCGGGGAGCCAGCCGGTCGACGATTTCTGCCGGGTGATCGATACCCTGGTGATGGCGCGCCAGCTGCACCCGGGGCAGAAAAACAACCTCGACGCCCTGTGCAAGCGTTATTCCATCGATAATTCCTCGCGTGAACTGCACGGCGCGCTGCTCGACGCCGAGATCCTGGCGGAAGTCTATCTGGCCATGACCGGCGGGCAGGTGACCCTTTCCCTGGAGGGGCGGGGTGCCAGCGAGGCAACCGGACGGCCCGAAACACGTCGTCCCCTGGCGGCAGATCGCCCGCCTCTGAAAATCCTGCACGCCAGCGAGGACGAGTTGCGCGCCCATCAGGCCCGCCTGGACACCATCGACGGGGCCAGTGACGGCCAGTGTCTGTGGCGCCGCCTTGAGCCGTAAGCCATGGCCGTTCCGGCAAAAATCTCATTTATCATTTAAAAACAAGCGCTTGCGATGGATCAAAAAAGATTAAAGTCGCTTGCCCCGGCTGCCGAAAAACTGATCAAGCCCGGAGAAAATTGTTGGTCCGGACAAAGTGAGAGAGCGATGTTTTGTTGTATTGATTGTTGTGTTTCCTCCCCCTGCGCAAGAATTGCGCAAATTTAGATTCCCCGCCAATTGAGCGGGGATTTTTTTTGTCTGGTATGAATTGCACAACACCGCTATCAGGGCCACTATTTTCACTAGTTTGGCTAAATCGGCGGCGGCAGGGGTTGGTATGACGGTCAGTTCCCAGTTCACTGATGATGGCAAGACACTGATTATTCAGGTTGAGGGAGACTTCGACTATAACCTGCACAAGGCGTTCAGAGACGTTTTTGAACCCGATGAGCAGGTACAGTGCTACGTGGTGGATCTAAGCCGCACCGAACAGATGGACAGCGCGGCGCTGGGGTTGTTGCTCTGGCTGCGAGAACAGGCTGGTGGTGAGAGGGCGCAGGTGACCCTGCAGGGAGCATCGAAACGTGTGCGCCAGATTCTGGAACTGTCTCGGTTTGAGCGTCTGTTTAACCTGAAGTGAAAGCCGATCGGCCTGCGCGAGCGTGGTCCCTCAGCGCTCGTGATAAACCACGATATCCATTCCCTGCACTTCGATTATTTTTTGCTCGGCCAGGCTTTTCAGTACCCGGCCAGCCATTTCGCGCGAACATCCCACAATCCGGGCCAGCTCCTGGCGTGAGACGTGGATCTGGGTCCCCGCCGGATGGGACATGGCTTCCGGGTGGGCACACATGTCCAGTAGTGTGCGTGCAATGCGTCCAGTAACGTCCATAAAGGCCAGCTGGCTGACTTTTCGATTGGTGGTGATCAGCCGTTGTGACAGCTGCAAACCCACGGCCTTGAGAATGTCGGGCTGGGCATCCCGAAGCTCGTTTTCGAACAGCCGGTTTAGCTCATCGTAGCTGATGCGGGCCAGCTTGCAGGGTGTACGGGTGCGCACCAGCGCCGTGCGATTCTTGGTGCGATAGAATAGCCCCATCTCGCCGATAAAATCTCCGCTGTTGAGATAGGCGAGTACGATTTCGTGGCCATCTTCCCCGCTGTCTTCCAGCATGACGCTCACCGAGCCTTCGATAATGTAGTAGAGCGTGTCGCCCGGATCGCCGGCACGAACCACGACGCTTTTTTTCGGCAGGCTGTAGTGCGTGCAGTGTTCCAGAAACTGCGCCATGGAGCGGGGATCGATCTCACAGGCCTCCGTCTGCTGATCATCATCCAACACAATCGTCATGGCCATCTCCGATGTGTTAGGGGGGCTCTGGTGATATTGAGTGCCTTTCTGCGAGACAAACGGTAGCGTGCTTCCATGATCCTTCTCCGAAAGATTCCCTGACTTTCGAGTTGTTATTGTCACTGCCAGGCAGTTGATTCGTGACTTAAGTGTAATCGGTCGGTGTCGCGCAGACTTTAGGAAAATCCGCGGTTGCCATGGCCATTGCGGGCCGGGCTACCAACCGGTCATGCGATCCGACCTGTCGGTCGCCAATACTGCGCCAGGACTGCATTTTTGCCGCGTGGCGAGTACAATACCCCTTTCAACAGCCGCAGTATGACATATTTTTCAAGGATTCGGTTTTCATGTCCATTCGCACCCGTTTTGCCCCCAGTCCCACCGGTTACCTGCATATCGGCGGGGCTCGCACCGCGCTGTTTTCCTGGCTATATGCCCGCAAACATGGAGGCCGCTTTGTGCTGCGCATCGAGGACACCGATCTGGAGCGCTCCACCGCCGAGTCGGTCAATGCCATTCTCGAGGGGATGACCTGGCTGGGCCTGGAATACGACGAGGGGCCGTTCTACCAGACCGAGCGCTTCGAGCGGTATAACGAAATCATTGAACGGCTGCTGGCCGAGGGGCATGCCTATCGCTGCAACTGCAGCCGCGAACGTCTGGATGAATTGCGCGAGGCGCAGATGGCGCGCAAGGAGAAGCCTCGCTACGACGGTCACTGCCGGCATCGCGAGGTCAGCGAGGATGAGCCGCATGTCATCCGGTTTAAAAATCCGCTGGAAGGGCAGGTCGTGATCGACGATCTGATTCGCGGCCGGGTGATTGTGCAAAATTCGGAGCTGGATGATCTGATCATCCGTCGTTCCGATGGCGCGCCCACGTATAATCTGACCGTGGTGGTGGACGATCATGATATGCAGATCAGCCATGTGATTCGTGGTGACGACCATCTCAACAACACGCCGCGCCAGGCCAATATTCTCAAGGCCCTGGGCGCGACTGTACCGGTTTATGCCCATCTGCCGATGATTCTGGCCGAGGATGGCGCCAAGCTCTCCAAGCGGGTGCATGGCGAGTCGGTCAGTGTGATTCAGTATCGCGAGGAAGGGTATCTGCCCGAGGCGTTGCTCAACTACCTGGTGCGCCTGGGCTGGTCATACGGCGACCAGGAAATCTTTTCCCTGGATGAGATGGTGCAGCTGTTTGACCTTGCCGAGGTCAACAACTCGGCTTCCAGCATCAATATCAGCAAGCTGTTGTGGCTGAACCAGCAATACCTGAAAAACAGCGATCCGGGCTATATTGCCCATCACCTGGGTTATCACCTGGGTCAACTGAATATCGATCCCAGCGAAGGACCGGATATCCTTGCCGTGGTCGAAGCCCAGCGCGAACG
Coding sequences within:
- a CDS encoding peptide-binding protein, whose amino-acid sequence is MEKRFTFKDFFLFAFLALLFITLLLSMYMVDRQWGEMAGMQRIMNEQAEDLRALRGAINRLESRLDRGAIVSEGGAAGQTAAESAAFARARAATRQPDFARGDWLVDSFGTGLKTITPLVSSDAYASQVQSYVQESLLTRDPDSLEWVGMIARDWQVSDDGLSFTFQLREGVKFSDGEPLDADDVVFTFEFIQNPAIAAPRERAIYDKIESVKATGPHEVVFKFKEPYFNSLALAGGMAIMPRHFYEPYLDKPETFNQSKGLLLGSGPYRLADPKGWTPDQGLVELQRNPRYWGLQPSFDRVMWKVIQNDAARLTTFRNGDIDAYNARPREYQTLLDDKSLMSRSQRFEYMSPTAGYSYIGWNQQRNGKATRFADERVRQAMTYLTDRQRIIDEIMLGYAEVAISPFNPRSDQHDPALEARQFNLDKARRLLGEAGYRDRDADGMLEGANGKPFEFELVFFQDSEDTRRIVLFLKDLYARAGISLIPKPTEWSVMLDLINKRDFDAITLGWTSGVETDIYQIFHSKQIESGGDNFVGYKNEQLDRLIEQARGTVEESKRMPLWREAERILHDDQPYTFLMRRESLVFIDQRIRNLQNTNLGLNLGILPVEIYVPMDMQKYKR
- a CDS encoding ABC transporter permease — encoded protein: MHTYILRRLLLMIPTLLGITLVVFAVMAAAPGGISAQSLVEGQNLEPEVKKAMEEYYNRLYGLDQPAPVQYLRWLNNISPIGFTFDQDNRVDGFSLTKGVELGTSFRYGRPVADLIEERLPITLLLNILSIPLIYVVAIAIGVHAATQRGKAFDVGSGVTLLGLWSVPTMLAGVLLIGFFASDQYWHWFPTGGLNRREALDMPFMPHWRSFGDLLLLFVAMALSMALFIMLSLRGASRWRTGLMAALGALLGAVMAGALPGETAWLTVMLISAVLAACLGLIGYTDYAALRTTLLGILGAGIGAGIAVYFMQGEFIRGFLLDRLWHLILPVLCLSYGGFAFLAKLTRSAVLENLLSDYARTARAKGVPEKQVLWRHVFRNSLLPLITVAAALLPSLLGGSIIVEALFSIDGMGKLAVEAVQTRDRELVLSITLIGALLSLLGYLLADLCYAIADPRVSYE
- a CDS encoding ABC transporter permease yields the protein MSEPRQQRSYAVQVMREVFTKWAARIGLAWIGLLVFVAVFAPLLANSHPLLLREQGTLASPLLRYLGAADVTLLIIFFSAVALGFITRIRLRIRFGILLLIALVATVLCNALVSPPKLSVYEEYRDKQRAGAYDWVISAPIPYSPKDYLRDAGDTGLEAPLSASERQHWFGTDENGADVLSRMIHASRIALGIGFVATGIAMIIGTLIGGLMGYFSGIYDMLGMRLVEIFEAIPVLFLLLTFVAFFGRNLYVMMIIIGITSWTGFARYVRAEFLKLRQQEFVQSAIACGLPLYSILFRHILPNGMAPVLVAASFGVASAILAEATLSFLGLGLVDDPSWGQMLNQAVQAATFNWWMAAFPGGAIFLTVFAYNLIGESMRDAIDPHLKKSAR
- a CDS encoding dipeptide ABC transporter ATP-binding protein, whose product is MSRLLKVDGLHTWLRSGDEMIRAVDDVSFEINKGETFCLVGESGSGKSVTALSIIQLLPPDISEHPGGRVLFEYRHNNGQTEQVDMLRLDPARTLNIRGSRIAMIFQEPMTSLNPVFSVGDQIIEALLLHNPDMDETEARNRAITALEQVKIPHAAERIDDYPHRLSGGQRQRVMIAMAMACEPDLLIADEPTTALDVTVQAEILRLMKDLQQRRGTAILFITHDFGVVSQMADRLAVMQTGKIVESGPLQQMINQPRHPYTRKLLAALPENLPREVITHDSEHSKSSDILLDLQQVEVHFPVKKGLLRRTVDYVRAVDGIDLRIPKGQILALVGESGCGKSTLGRAILRLTDPTAGRIHFDGREITSLPRRALQPLRREMQIIFQDPMSSLNPRLSIAATLTEPMKVHGIGESKEERLELAKQILERVHLKGDYVWRFPHEFSGGQRQRIGIARALALNPRFIVCDEVTSALDVSVQAEILQMLLELRRERDLTLLFITHNIGVVEYVSDEMLVMNEGRIVERGPTDRISREPQHEYTRKLLSAVPRVQFSR
- a CDS encoding LysM peptidoglycan-binding domain-containing protein; this translates as MTRILIVVLLTATLSGCALPSSSPSENPVEPVEKTPEQVATVVGDAPFPLLMRDETIVSQLSNEPAPPPDIWRRIRAGFDLPDIDHARVEQQLSWYARNPEYMQRVAQRARPYLYYIVETLEQYNLPLEIALLPIVESAFQPFAYSHGRASGIWQFIPSTGRLYGLKQNWWYDGRRDIYASTEAAAKFLKRMHDYYDGDWMHALASYNSGLGNVNRAIRRNQVRNRPTDFFSLNLPRETEAYVPKLLALKKLIEAPQEYGLTIDPIPDEAYFARVDIQGQIDLARAAELADLDLDELYRLNPGYNRWATAPDGPHYLLLPKDSVATFEKRLAGLDRHQMVTWQRYRIRQGDTLSGIAARYNTSINTIKRINQLRGTLLREGQSLMIPVASQQPENYRLSQTQRTQRLQNRPRQGNKITHVVRPGDTFWELAQRHSVSVRALAAWNAMAPGDPLKPGQSLIIWSRRSDQAALNPDQIALPAQRSLTKRIGYRVRRGDSLARISQKFRVSIGQLRKWNNLPVGKYLQPGQRLTLYVDVMQTSS
- a CDS encoding class I SAM-dependent methyltransferase, coding for MKLRRQKSGLRRFHRCSGGERMGPRLEQWYTTRLGCLLAEQEQQQLDTELVNLFGYHLLHMGSPAEAAMLRTSRVNHRMRTRLDPDSRAAGRDERVLCLEPTALPFSPDTLDVVVLSHVLEFSNDPHTVLREVERSLIPEGHVVILGFNPVSLWGLIRLFRGGKGQLPWCGHFMTLTRLKDWLALLGFDVVQQRRYCYRPPWQRPRLMQKLMFMERLGQRLWPFFGGGFLLVARKRVTTLTPIRPRWRARRRIAVSGLAKPLNNERQHKGARFESDR
- the rnhA gene encoding ribonuclease HI, with the translated sequence MSQIVEAFTDGACRGNPGPGGWGVLLRYNGHEKRLHGGEPQTTNNRMELMAAIQALESLSRACEVHLTTDSTYVQKGISEWLANWKARGWKTASKKPVKNVDLWQRLDAAVQKHPKVHWHWVKGHSGHDENEIADQLANLGIDELPSNSSMGRGTRDEGRG